From the Maioricimonas rarisocia genome, one window contains:
- a CDS encoding sulfatase family protein, translating into MRYLIAALSLLLLMSSVTRADVLRPNVIVIFSDDHGYADLSCQGVFDDVRTPHIDSLAAGGVRMTSGYVTAPQCVPSRAGLLAGQYQNRFGVESNGVPLDGFNALQTIAERLKGAGYATGMTGKWHLGPQPQIPTHGFDDVYYKNANRPGWANFNLDGSDREPGPEDSKRYHLDVNSAAACAFIRRHHDEPFFFYCAYRAPHVPLDAPPKYLSRFPGEMPERRRKALAMISAMDDGVGQMLATLREHDLEERTLIFFIGDNGAPLKIHKHDAPGRGAGWDGSLNDPLNGEKGMLSEGGIRVPFVAYWKGTLPAGLNYDHPVISLDVAATAVALAGLPADPQLDGVNLIPHLTGEEEAPPHETLFWRWISQSAVREGKWKYLRGGAREYLFDLDADPEEKHDLLAEHPEIAARLEEKLAMWAGQLDPPGLETREMSQTWESYFDFYLDGKPAPPLRAKVNQQSSTQGWIVRSGKLALVDGALRITPQRGNQRRAFIASTDVKVPGPAAATVTLRASEEGRASISWRTEGQKDFPAGQSVSFDVAEGWQTVKVDVPAKERIIHIRFVPPQGTTDVKRITLSSVEGNARRVWSFDEK; encoded by the coding sequence ATGCGATACCTCATTGCGGCGCTGTCTCTGCTCCTGCTGATGAGCAGCGTGACCCGTGCCGATGTTTTACGCCCCAACGTCATCGTGATCTTCTCCGACGATCACGGCTATGCCGACCTTTCCTGCCAGGGCGTCTTCGATGACGTCCGCACGCCGCACATCGATTCGCTGGCAGCCGGCGGCGTCCGCATGACGTCCGGCTATGTCACCGCGCCGCAGTGTGTGCCGTCGCGGGCCGGGCTCCTGGCGGGACAGTACCAGAACCGTTTCGGTGTGGAGAGCAACGGCGTTCCGCTGGATGGCTTCAATGCGCTGCAGACGATTGCCGAGCGGCTCAAGGGGGCCGGCTACGCCACGGGGATGACCGGCAAATGGCATCTCGGTCCGCAGCCGCAGATCCCCACGCATGGCTTTGACGACGTCTACTACAAAAACGCCAACCGTCCTGGCTGGGCGAACTTCAACCTGGACGGCAGCGACCGCGAGCCGGGCCCCGAGGATTCGAAGCGGTATCACCTCGATGTCAACAGTGCCGCTGCCTGCGCGTTCATCCGCCGGCACCACGACGAGCCGTTCTTCTTCTACTGTGCCTACCGGGCGCCCCATGTGCCGCTCGATGCCCCGCCGAAGTACCTCAGTCGCTTTCCCGGCGAGATGCCGGAGCGTCGCCGGAAGGCCCTGGCGATGATCTCGGCGATGGACGACGGCGTGGGGCAGATGCTCGCGACGCTGCGCGAGCACGATCTCGAAGAACGGACGCTGATCTTCTTCATCGGCGACAACGGGGCTCCGCTGAAGATCCACAAGCATGATGCCCCCGGCCGTGGTGCCGGCTGGGACGGCTCACTCAACGATCCGCTCAACGGCGAGAAGGGAATGCTCTCGGAGGGGGGCATCCGCGTCCCCTTCGTCGCATACTGGAAGGGAACACTGCCGGCCGGTCTCAACTATGATCACCCGGTCATCTCTCTCGACGTCGCGGCCACGGCGGTTGCACTGGCGGGACTGCCGGCCGATCCGCAACTGGACGGCGTCAACCTGATCCCGCATCTGACCGGGGAGGAGGAGGCACCGCCGCACGAGACTCTGTTCTGGCGGTGGATTTCCCAGTCGGCGGTCCGGGAGGGGAAGTGGAAGTACCTTCGCGGGGGAGCACGCGAGTATCTGTTTGATCTCGACGCCGATCCGGAAGAGAAGCACGACCTGCTGGCGGAGCATCCGGAGATTGCGGCCCGTCTCGAAGAAAAGCTGGCGATGTGGGCCGGTCAGCTCGATCCGCCCGGACTCGAGACGCGGGAGATGTCCCAGACGTGGGAATCGTATTTCGACTTCTACCTGGACGGAAAGCCGGCCCCGCCGTTGCGGGCGAAGGTCAACCAGCAGTCGTCGACACAGGGGTGGATCGTTCGGAGCGGCAAGCTGGCTCTGGTCGACGGAGCACTGCGGATCACGCCGCAGCGGGGAAACCAAAGGCGAGCGTTCATCGCCAGTACCGATGTGAAGGTTCCCGGACCGGCCGCTGCGACCGTGACACTCCGGGCGTCGGAAGAGGGACGCGCATCGATCAGCTGGCGAACCGAGGGACAGAAGGACTTTCCCGCCGGCCAGTCGGTGTCGTTCGATGTGGCCGAGGGCTGGCAGACGGTGAAGGTCGACGTCCCCGCGAAGGAACGGATCATTCACATCCGGTTCGTTCCGCCACAGGGAACCACCGACGTGAAACGGATCACGCTCTCATCGGTTGAAGGCAACGCCCGCCGGGTCTGGTCTTTTGATGAAAAGTAA
- a CDS encoding AraC family transcriptional regulator — MSRREIRDLILRHAPAHGTTDVPIEGLQLIRVTEPVPIVPSIYPASLCVLVQGQKRVYLGGEVKTYGNRSFLCCTMPLPVEAEVPQASPGTPVLGLLLSLETPTMRETLVAAESVARLEPDVERSESTPGLVVAAWDEPLIEAVWRLLQLLDDPCARQVLATSRLRELYFELLRSEAGRVIRRTFGASRDLGRAFAYLHEHIAEPVRVCELARVAGMSKAVFHRRFKAVTTLSPLQFIKAIRLNNAAALIAGGMNVSEAAHKVGYGSPSQFSREFSRQYGMSPRQWATAAVATAAAGNQSVVGAG; from the coding sequence ATGTCGAGACGAGAGATTCGAGATCTGATCCTCCGCCATGCACCTGCCCACGGGACCACAGATGTCCCGATCGAGGGGCTGCAGCTGATCCGGGTGACTGAGCCGGTCCCCATCGTTCCTTCGATCTACCCGGCGAGTCTGTGCGTCCTGGTTCAGGGGCAGAAACGCGTGTATCTCGGTGGTGAGGTGAAGACCTATGGCAACCGTTCGTTCCTCTGTTGCACGATGCCGCTGCCGGTGGAGGCAGAAGTCCCGCAGGCGAGTCCGGGCACCCCGGTGCTGGGGCTGCTTCTCAGTCTCGAGACGCCAACAATGAGGGAGACTCTCGTCGCTGCCGAGTCGGTCGCCCGGCTCGAACCGGATGTGGAACGGTCGGAGTCCACACCGGGGCTCGTGGTCGCTGCCTGGGATGAACCATTGATCGAGGCGGTGTGGCGACTGCTTCAGCTTCTGGATGACCCGTGTGCCCGTCAGGTGCTGGCCACGTCGCGTCTTCGGGAGCTGTACTTCGAGCTGCTTCGCAGCGAAGCGGGCCGCGTCATTCGTCGAACCTTCGGTGCGTCCCGCGACCTGGGGCGGGCTTTCGCGTATTTGCACGAGCACATCGCAGAGCCGGTCCGCGTCTGCGAGCTCGCACGCGTTGCAGGAATGAGCAAGGCCGTCTTCCATCGACGGTTCAAGGCGGTGACGACGCTCTCGCCGCTCCAGTTCATCAAGGCGATCCGCCTGAACAACGCCGCCGCGTTGATCGCCGGGGGGATGAACGTCTCCGAAGCCGCACACAAGGTCGGCTATGGGAGCCCCTCGCAGTTCAGCCGCGAGTTCAGCCGGCAGTACGGAATGTCGCCGCGACAATGGGCGACCGCCGCGGTCGCGACGGCAGCCGCGGGCAACCAGTCCGTCGTCGGAGCGGGGTGA
- a CDS encoding SDR family oxidoreductase, protein MTTKNYGPAGWTPEQLGPLTGKTYVITGANAGAGFEATRVFLSKGASVVMLNRNADKSLAAIATLRQEFGSDADVTFVCMDLAVLDSVRDAAAEVLEKVPRIDALICNAAIAQVAQQEITVDGFESQLGVNHFGHFLLCGLLFERIDQSGGRIVVVGSNAYKMGLKRIQFEDLNFDRNYTAWNAYAQSKLAQMMFAYELQRRVQAANRTVQVQVCHPGASRTNLLKDTASTFNRLVWAVLSRIIAQSAEKGSWPEVMCAAAEGLEPESLYGPTRRAEMVGPVGKCPLDACALDREAAARLWTLSEQKTSLSWSL, encoded by the coding sequence ATGACCACCAAGAATTACGGACCAGCGGGCTGGACGCCGGAGCAACTCGGCCCCCTCACCGGCAAGACGTATGTCATCACCGGTGCCAACGCCGGTGCGGGATTCGAAGCGACGCGCGTGTTCCTCTCGAAAGGCGCGAGCGTGGTAATGCTGAACCGCAACGCCGATAAGTCACTCGCCGCCATCGCGACCCTCAGGCAGGAGTTCGGCAGTGACGCCGACGTGACGTTCGTGTGCATGGACCTGGCGGTGCTGGACTCCGTACGGGATGCCGCGGCAGAGGTTCTGGAGAAGGTCCCCCGCATCGACGCTCTCATCTGCAACGCCGCCATCGCCCAGGTGGCACAGCAGGAGATCACCGTCGATGGCTTTGAGAGCCAGCTTGGTGTGAACCACTTCGGCCACTTCCTTCTGTGTGGACTGCTCTTCGAGCGGATCGACCAGTCCGGGGGGCGCATCGTGGTCGTCGGCAGCAACGCGTACAAGATGGGGCTGAAGCGAATTCAGTTCGAGGATCTCAACTTCGACCGCAACTACACCGCCTGGAACGCCTACGCGCAGAGCAAGCTGGCGCAGATGATGTTTGCCTACGAGCTGCAGCGCAGAGTTCAGGCCGCAAACAGAACGGTTCAGGTCCAGGTCTGTCATCCCGGCGCGTCACGAACGAACCTGTTGAAGGATACGGCAAGCACCTTCAACAGACTCGTCTGGGCCGTCCTGTCACGGATCATCGCCCAGTCGGCGGAGAAAGGCTCCTGGCCGGAAGTCATGTGCGCCGCGGCGGAGGGGCTTGAGCCCGAATCCCTTTACGGACCGACCAGGCGAGCCGAAATGGTCGGCCCTGTCGGGAAGTGTCCACTGGACGCGTGCGCCCTGGACCGGGAAGCGGCAGCTCGACTCTGGACACTCTCCGAGCAGAAGACGTCGCTGAGCTGGTCGCTGTAG
- a CDS encoding cysteine peptidase family C39 domain-containing protein — protein sequence MVSSLLLVLVLGGVEADGVTPRVCGVKALFSSLTVLGVHCELTEVERRLQPGGGADRLSLADLRRTAESFGACPLVVRMSTVDELTRGAVVHMDSRAGHFLTFLGFEEGDLVLTDAPIPPVRVDRNYFMQHWTGHALVFFGSDRERTEYRSRLTIREWLYWGALLWPIVALSIVCWCRWRR from the coding sequence ATGGTTTCGTCGCTGCTACTGGTACTTGTGCTGGGGGGTGTGGAAGCCGACGGAGTCACTCCGCGCGTCTGTGGAGTCAAGGCGCTCTTCTCCTCTCTGACCGTTCTCGGTGTCCACTGCGAGCTGACTGAGGTTGAACGGAGACTGCAGCCGGGGGGTGGCGCGGACCGGTTATCGTTAGCCGATCTGCGCCGAACCGCTGAATCGTTTGGCGCCTGTCCGCTGGTGGTGCGGATGTCGACCGTGGACGAGCTCACTCGGGGAGCCGTCGTGCACATGGACAGCAGGGCCGGACACTTTCTGACTTTTCTAGGGTTCGAGGAGGGCGACCTGGTGCTGACTGACGCCCCGATTCCTCCTGTACGAGTGGACCGGAACTACTTCATGCAGCATTGGACGGGCCATGCCCTGGTGTTCTTCGGATCGGACCGGGAGCGAACCGAGTATCGATCGCGTCTAACCATTCGGGAGTGGCTGTACTGGGGAGCATTACTATGGCCCATCGTGGCATTGAGTATTGTCTGTTGGTGTCGGTGGCGACGCTAG
- a CDS encoding exo-alpha-sialidase, with translation MLRLTAAAISLFAALLAGSSLVADDPVPVLNLPGSGTNPDAIDYDTLPVLTGQHAIINPAARGPHSRPVDQLDLADLRLNLHNYLVHHDGRYWCLWSDGPKVEDYPTQEMKYSTSEDGLTWSPARSVTGTPEEPFAWIARGLWVRDGELLALGAHYRGHGAFGPPDRKQLTLKAFTWNSDAGTWEPRGTLHENAINNFPPQRLPSGDWIVTRRDSRFNVSVLIGGRNALDDWQAFPVVGVKDVDGFRPDEPIIWALPEGTLVGLYRDNGGSQRLFHATSEDQGRTWSRPLLTNFPNATSKLFSMKTSRGYRVLVLNANPKVGRRQIHLAISPDGRTFTRLARLDVPTPAELPDEVARIRKKFRSGIASLQYPHVIEQDGHLLIALSRGKVQTEVFRVDLDDVDRFLRP, from the coding sequence ATGCTCCGATTGACCGCCGCTGCGATCTCGCTGTTTGCCGCGCTCCTGGCCGGCTCGTCCCTCGTTGCCGACGATCCGGTTCCCGTCCTCAACCTGCCCGGGTCCGGCACCAATCCGGATGCGATCGACTACGACACGCTCCCTGTGCTGACCGGCCAGCATGCGATCATCAACCCGGCGGCACGCGGCCCGCACTCCCGACCGGTCGACCAGCTCGACCTGGCCGATCTGCGGCTGAACCTGCACAACTATCTGGTGCATCACGACGGTCGGTACTGGTGCCTGTGGAGCGACGGCCCCAAGGTCGAAGACTACCCCACGCAGGAGATGAAGTACTCCACCAGCGAGGACGGCCTCACCTGGTCGCCGGCCCGCTCGGTCACCGGCACGCCCGAGGAACCGTTCGCCTGGATCGCTCGCGGCCTGTGGGTGCGCGACGGCGAACTGCTCGCACTCGGTGCCCACTATCGCGGCCACGGGGCATTCGGTCCGCCGGACAGGAAACAGCTGACGCTCAAGGCGTTTACATGGAACAGCGATGCCGGCACGTGGGAGCCACGCGGCACGTTGCATGAGAACGCGATCAACAACTTCCCGCCACAGCGACTCCCCTCGGGAGACTGGATCGTCACGCGACGCGATTCGCGGTTCAACGTGAGCGTGCTGATCGGCGGCCGGAACGCACTCGACGACTGGCAGGCGTTTCCCGTGGTGGGGGTGAAGGACGTCGACGGCTTCCGTCCCGACGAACCGATCATCTGGGCGCTGCCGGAAGGAACGCTCGTCGGCCTGTACCGGGACAACGGCGGCTCGCAGCGGCTATTCCACGCGACGTCGGAAGATCAGGGACGGACGTGGAGCCGGCCCCTGCTTACGAACTTCCCCAACGCGACCAGCAAGCTGTTCTCCATGAAGACCAGCCGGGGTTATCGCGTGCTGGTGCTCAATGCGAATCCGAAGGTCGGCCGGCGGCAGATCCACCTGGCCATCAGCCCCGATGGCCGCACGTTCACGCGACTGGCCCGACTGGACGTCCCCACGCCGGCCGAGCTGCCCGACGAGGTGGCGCGGATCCGGAAGAAGTTCCGCAGCGGCATCGCGAGTCTGCAGTATCCGCACGTGATCGAGCAGGACGGGCATCTGCTGATTGCCCTGTCCCGCGGGAAGGTGCAGACGGAAGTGTTCCGGGTGGATCTCGACGATGTCGACCGGTTTTTGAGACCGTAG
- a CDS encoding ankyrin repeat domain-containing protein — protein MWPQPPGTTLPIWARFMNPQDIELKRAAFDGDLDRVQALIAAGADVNACDEHGAGTLLTFHPDVIRMLLSHGADPNRQTNENGVTVLAGLCFVNVTECVRLLLEGDADPNRGRVESGETPLHHALAGHTHANARLVQLLIDHGADVNAKTVPAVASFNLFGGAPTRGESPLHRAAAYASRTVIELLLAAGADPRAEDARGERPVHWAGWHRRPRELVDLLRTE, from the coding sequence ATGTGGCCGCAGCCCCCTGGCACGACTCTGCCGATCTGGGCCCGGTTTATGAACCCTCAGGACATCGAGCTGAAGCGGGCTGCGTTCGACGGCGATCTGGATCGCGTTCAAGCTCTGATCGCCGCCGGGGCCGACGTCAATGCCTGCGACGAGCACGGCGCGGGGACGCTGCTGACATTTCACCCCGACGTCATCCGGATGCTGCTTTCGCATGGCGCCGATCCGAACCGGCAGACGAACGAGAACGGTGTCACGGTCCTGGCGGGGCTCTGTTTCGTCAACGTCACCGAATGCGTACGGCTGCTGCTCGAAGGAGACGCCGATCCGAATCGCGGGCGGGTCGAATCGGGAGAAACTCCCCTTCATCACGCACTCGCCGGGCATACGCACGCGAACGCGCGACTCGTACAGCTGTTGATCGATCATGGTGCGGACGTCAATGCGAAGACCGTGCCGGCCGTCGCAAGCTTCAACCTGTTCGGAGGAGCCCCCACGCGAGGTGAATCGCCGCTGCATCGGGCTGCGGCGTACGCGTCCAGGACCGTCATCGAACTGCTGCTTGCGGCGGGCGCGGATCCGCGTGCTGAAGACGCGCGCGGAGAGCGGCCGGTTCACTGGGCCGGCTGGCATCGGAGACCGCGCGAACTGGTAGACCTGCTGCGGACGGAGTAG
- a CDS encoding ankyrin repeat domain-containing protein gives MNALRDYAEWCQFAGIYPRNFSHGDRYRTYAENLSQAGCAALIVDDFLQSQRAGIDLKNWRSYDVYEIGGDLTFRIEQTAKAFEAIGAPRVAARVRTVEDNSIGGQLMQMMGDAESLTDMMENVDPNQLMADLQAKIAHTFPDAAAGAGVSPPDAGATQDDPEIESADEIARLLAAYVEAHADELRADMQRHGDPRTEPGFDPDERMQQLEETYTRQCRDETEQEDVEKLQELMQQFGKRAAKVNGNPKKLASLRRKLNELTRTYRKQQPDELSAGMQACLADVGQLESQYPDVFQLRVTDDSALLERMAALGDYTVDDSHGLTFVEWSKPPGFETEWARFSMTVHLPEKDDRALSLLLDACERLQRRFPAPVDEVRQQVVDSFEAYRQWMDDGDDFDEELEFDADGNPTEESVLKMVDGAGVTVSIPGWPHDDAVAIDGFISVEWDDEHGVEFFVEDESEEAPAVETGTIPDHVTFRDTGPVLSEADLMQFEATSQVQLPKEYCAFLRLVNGGRPEPNHLQLSLHGQTVPIDIVCLFGIGANQPEHDLRTAIERHRQRHFPDEYLPVGLLTVPDPVGGQMACTFYLRTTGSQAGTIQVCLTNFDAEFPPEAIGENPDPATRRMIAQVFSEWSQRVAGGIFPLLAKLTAPPEVEFPDWLAAIREDDVERFLKWQSAGGRLDEQFTEYGTFRPLTVVDALAVHATVDFLQSVMDDNLVRPRQLRERWSMWSQNASRFETLMQVLPANQYRYVFLAANVWDLPGILSQIEAAGIDLDEAIDEEGGTPLHHAVMHGRADGVRWLLDHGASPSKPDDYQRTALVWAEDGRQLDCLLQLLDAGESLESLFPHMPTMKDKLKLIESRWMDQYPALRTALEERQFDVGE, from the coding sequence ATGAACGCACTCCGCGACTATGCCGAATGGTGTCAGTTTGCCGGGATCTATCCTCGCAACTTCTCGCACGGCGACCGCTACCGCACCTATGCCGAAAATCTTTCGCAGGCCGGATGCGCCGCGTTGATCGTCGACGACTTTCTGCAGAGCCAGCGTGCCGGCATCGACCTGAAGAACTGGCGTTCGTACGACGTGTATGAGATTGGCGGCGATCTCACGTTCCGGATCGAGCAGACCGCGAAGGCGTTCGAAGCAATCGGTGCCCCTCGTGTCGCCGCCAGGGTCCGCACCGTCGAAGACAATTCGATCGGCGGGCAGCTGATGCAGATGATGGGCGATGCGGAGTCGCTCACGGACATGATGGAGAATGTCGATCCCAACCAGTTGATGGCGGATCTGCAGGCGAAGATCGCCCACACGTTTCCCGACGCCGCTGCCGGGGCCGGGGTCTCGCCTCCCGACGCCGGAGCCACTCAGGATGATCCGGAGATCGAGTCGGCTGACGAAATTGCCCGTCTCCTGGCGGCCTACGTTGAGGCTCACGCAGATGAGCTGCGGGCCGACATGCAGCGTCACGGCGACCCGAGGACCGAGCCGGGATTCGATCCCGATGAGAGGATGCAGCAGCTTGAAGAGACCTACACCCGACAGTGCCGCGACGAGACAGAGCAGGAAGATGTCGAGAAGCTGCAGGAGCTGATGCAGCAGTTCGGGAAGCGGGCAGCGAAAGTGAACGGCAACCCGAAGAAGCTCGCCTCGCTCCGACGGAAGCTCAACGAGCTCACTCGCACCTACCGGAAGCAGCAGCCGGATGAGCTGTCGGCCGGCATGCAGGCCTGCCTTGCCGACGTTGGGCAGCTCGAAAGTCAGTATCCCGACGTGTTCCAGCTGCGGGTCACCGATGATTCGGCACTGCTCGAGCGGATGGCCGCCCTCGGTGACTACACCGTTGATGACAGCCACGGTCTCACTTTCGTCGAATGGTCGAAGCCGCCAGGTTTCGAGACAGAGTGGGCACGCTTTTCCATGACCGTCCACTTGCCCGAGAAGGACGATCGGGCGCTGTCACTTCTCCTGGATGCCTGCGAGCGGCTACAGAGGCGGTTTCCCGCACCGGTCGACGAAGTCCGTCAGCAGGTCGTCGACAGTTTCGAGGCGTATCGGCAATGGATGGACGACGGGGACGACTTCGATGAGGAACTGGAGTTCGACGCCGATGGGAACCCGACAGAAGAATCGGTTTTGAAGATGGTTGATGGTGCTGGCGTCACCGTCTCCATCCCCGGGTGGCCCCATGACGATGCCGTCGCCATCGACGGGTTCATCTCCGTCGAGTGGGATGACGAGCACGGCGTCGAATTCTTTGTCGAGGACGAATCGGAGGAAGCCCCCGCTGTCGAGACCGGCACGATACCCGATCACGTCACGTTTCGTGACACGGGACCGGTTCTGTCAGAAGCGGACCTGATGCAGTTCGAGGCCACGTCTCAGGTCCAGCTTCCGAAGGAGTACTGTGCATTCCTGCGGCTGGTGAACGGCGGCCGACCGGAACCGAACCACCTGCAACTGAGCCTTCACGGCCAGACCGTTCCCATCGACATCGTCTGCCTCTTCGGCATTGGAGCGAACCAGCCGGAGCACGACCTGAGGACGGCCATCGAACGGCATCGCCAGCGGCACTTTCCCGACGAATACCTGCCGGTTGGTCTGCTGACCGTACCCGATCCCGTGGGAGGTCAGATGGCATGCACGTTCTATCTCAGGACGACGGGCTCGCAAGCCGGCACGATCCAGGTCTGCCTGACCAACTTCGATGCCGAGTTTCCGCCCGAGGCAATCGGCGAGAACCCGGATCCCGCCACCCGGCGCATGATCGCGCAGGTCTTCTCCGAGTGGAGTCAGCGGGTGGCCGGCGGGATTTTCCCCCTGCTCGCAAAGCTGACCGCTCCGCCTGAAGTCGAATTCCCGGACTGGCTGGCCGCCATTCGGGAGGATGACGTCGAGCGGTTTCTGAAGTGGCAGTCTGCCGGGGGGCGTCTCGACGAGCAGTTCACCGAGTATGGCACCTTTCGCCCACTCACGGTCGTCGACGCGCTGGCGGTCCACGCGACCGTGGACTTTCTGCAGTCCGTCATGGACGACAACCTCGTGCGACCTCGACAGCTTCGCGAACGCTGGAGCATGTGGTCCCAAAACGCTTCACGGTTTGAGACCCTCATGCAGGTGCTGCCCGCGAACCAGTACCGCTACGTCTTTCTCGCTGCGAACGTGTGGGATCTTCCCGGGATCCTGTCACAGATCGAAGCGGCCGGCATCGACCTGGACGAAGCGATCGACGAGGAGGGAGGGACGCCGCTGCATCATGCCGTGATGCATGGACGGGCGGACGGAGTCCGCTGGCTGCTCGATCATGGAGCCTCCCCCTCGAAGCCGGACGACTATCAGCGGACCGCCCTGGTCTGGGCTGAGGACGGACGCCAGCTCGACTGCCTGCTGCAGCTGCTCGATGCGGGCGAGTCTCTCGAAAGCCTCTTCCCCCACATGCCGACGATGAAGGACAAACTGAAACTGATCGAGAGCCGCTGGATGGACCAGTATCCGGCCCTCCGCACGGCTCTCGAGGAGCGTCAGTTCGACGTGGGTGAGTGA
- a CDS encoding sulfatase → MTLRTLLVQVGVLLTLWISPLGEQTVAGAGPHVLFIAIDDLRPDLGSYGNKQVHSPHLDALSSQGVRFERAYCQYAQCNASRASLLTGLRPDSTRVYDLVTDFRDRVPGAVTLPQMFKRNGYAVLGMGKIFHNERDDPQSWHAYFAADARDDTYMTAENQALVREKFEAALAQGLKGTELVAATRGPATESADVPVSSYHDGQIADAAIAVLEHYRAGTLPDLVQQRGAAEAADARAIADRPLFLALGFRKPHLPFVAPQKFWDLYQRGELPLADNPFPPKDSPPWALTNFDELRNYHDMPKTGPVSPTQARLLRHGYYACVSFVDAQVGRVLKRLDQLGMRDDTIVVVWGDHGWKLGEHASWSKNTNFELDTRSPLIIHAPGVGRAGVATGLVEFVDIYPTLAELCGLTPPWYLQGTSMVPLLENPRRGWKTAAFSQILRRGGGNRTMGYSMRTDEWRYTAWVNPNNRSQVFARELYGHSGAGAENVNVADQVSPLLIKALEAELWAGGTKSLPEGVAPPGRRRSR, encoded by the coding sequence ATGACTCTGCGGACTCTGTTGGTCCAGGTCGGCGTGTTGCTGACTCTCTGGATTTCCCCTCTCGGTGAACAGACTGTCGCCGGTGCCGGCCCTCACGTGCTCTTCATTGCGATCGATGACCTGCGTCCCGATCTGGGCAGCTACGGCAACAAACAGGTCCACAGCCCGCATCTTGACGCGCTCTCGAGTCAGGGTGTCCGATTCGAGCGGGCGTACTGCCAGTATGCACAGTGCAACGCGTCGCGGGCCAGCCTGCTGACCGGACTGCGGCCCGATTCGACCCGGGTGTACGACCTGGTCACGGACTTTCGTGACCGTGTCCCGGGAGCCGTCACGCTCCCGCAGATGTTCAAGCGCAACGGCTACGCCGTCCTCGGCATGGGAAAGATCTTCCACAACGAACGGGACGACCCGCAGTCGTGGCACGCCTACTTCGCAGCGGATGCCCGCGACGACACTTACATGACCGCCGAGAACCAGGCACTGGTCCGGGAGAAGTTCGAGGCGGCCCTCGCACAGGGCCTGAAAGGAACTGAACTGGTGGCCGCCACGCGCGGGCCGGCGACGGAATCGGCTGACGTCCCTGTCTCCTCCTACCATGACGGACAGATCGCCGACGCAGCCATCGCGGTGCTGGAACATTACCGCGCCGGGACGTTGCCGGACCTCGTGCAGCAGCGCGGTGCGGCGGAAGCCGCCGATGCCCGGGCGATTGCCGATCGCCCCCTGTTTCTGGCGCTTGGTTTCCGCAAACCGCATCTGCCCTTTGTCGCGCCGCAGAAGTTCTGGGATCTCTATCAACGAGGGGAGCTGCCACTCGCCGACAATCCCTTTCCTCCCAAAGACTCCCCGCCGTGGGCACTGACAAACTTTGACGAACTCCGCAACTATCACGACATGCCGAAGACAGGACCGGTCTCGCCAACGCAGGCCCGGTTGCTCCGGCACGGCTACTATGCGTGCGTCAGCTTCGTCGACGCCCAGGTTGGACGGGTCCTGAAGAGGCTGGATCAGCTCGGCATGCGGGATGACACGATCGTCGTCGTGTGGGGCGACCACGGCTGGAAACTGGGCGAACATGCCTCCTGGTCGAAGAACACCAACTTCGAGCTGGATACGCGGTCGCCGCTGATCATTCATGCCCCCGGCGTCGGCCGCGCTGGAGTCGCGACGGGTCTTGTGGAGTTTGTCGACATTTACCCGACGCTGGCCGAACTGTGCGGACTGACCCCGCCATGGTATCTGCAGGGAACGAGCATGGTGCCGCTGCTCGAGAATCCCCGCCGGGGATGGAAGACGGCGGCATTCTCTCAGATCCTCCGCAGGGGGGGAGGGAATCGGACCATGGGCTACTCGATGCGGACCGACGAGTGGCGATACACGGCATGGGTCAATCCAAACAACCGCAGTCAGGTCTTCGCCCGGGAACTGTACGGGCACTCGGGGGCCGGTGCCGAGAATGTCAACGTTGCCGATCAGGTCAGTCCATTGCTGATCAAGGCGCTGGAAGCCGAGTTGTGGGCGGGGGGAACCAAGTCGCTTCCCGAGGGAGTCGCTCCCCCCGGACGACGACGGTCCCGCTGA
- a CDS encoding Flp family type IVb pilin, giving the protein MKRCREVWRKIRTFHRNESGALSLETVLILGAVAVPLLVFVLRFGWPRVRLMFEDRLDGVHDEADRIREGVG; this is encoded by the coding sequence ATGAAGCGTTGCCGAGAGGTCTGGCGAAAGATCCGCACGTTCCATCGAAACGAGTCAGGTGCGCTCAGTCTCGAGACCGTGCTGATCCTCGGTGCCGTCGCGGTGCCGTTGCTCGTCTTCGTTCTGCGGTTCGGCTGGCCACGCGTCCGACTGATGTTCGAGGACCGGCTCGATGGCGTCCACGACGAAGCGGATCGCATCCGGGAAGGCGTCGGCTGA